CAGAAAGAGTCCGTTGATCTATTCAAGGTCCGTCTCTCGTTTGAATTGCTTATAAATGAATATTCTCGTTTAAATGGCATTGACCCACGTCGTTACCCAATGCACAGGGTTCTGCGTGAGCTCCAGAAAAATGAAAGGATTTCCCCTAACGTCATTAATGGGGTTCTGGAAATTATAGCCATTTGCAACTATGCCGTTCACGGAGAAAGAGTTTCAGAGAACCAAATTGCTTTTGTTTTAGATTCGGCACCTGGCCTGTACAAAGCGCTAAAATCGGAGCTCCAATCAAATGCATAAATGTTGCTAAACCTCGCTCCCTTTGGTCGCTGTAGTAAATGGGGTCGGAGTAGACTTTCCCTGTGCGCGGCACTCTAGAAAGTACACCCTAACCCCGGTACTGGTTAGTGACAATTCATGTGCGGCACAACCAATGCGATAGTGGACGTGAAACACGTTTGCCTTGGCTGCATGATGAGCGTGACCCGACCCTCATCCAGCCTGCTGACATGCGTGTCGGGTGGCTTGCCTATCGAGAGCCACTGGAACAGCCATGGTCAAGAGAGGGTATGCAGACAGTGATGAGACGGATGAGATCTAATAATTCATTCAAGCCGAGGCCGCTTCGCCGGCGCGGGTTAAACTAAGGCGTTAGGTGGCTGAACATGGGAATCGAATCCGTCGCTAATAAGGTCCACTGGAACTACTTCCTCGCCCTCGAGCGCGATCTCGAGACGACTGCGCGCTACGTAGAGTTCGCGGAGGCGAATATGACCACTTACTCCATTGAGTTCGCGCACCTGCTATTCGCTGCCGCGTCGGAAGCGGATGTGGTCGCGAAGCTGCTTTGCAAGTGTGTCGCAGTTGACCTGCCTCGTGGAAATATTGACCAATACCGCGCTGCGCTCAAGCAGAACTTGCCGGAAATAGCCTCTACACAAGTGCTAGTGCCACGCTATGGGCTAACCCTTAGCCCTTGGTCGAACTGGGCCAATGACAAGAACCCAGCTTGGTGGCGGAGTTACAACAATGTTAAGCACGAACGCGACAGCCACTATGCGGAAGCGACTCTCAAGAATGCGCTGAACTCGCTAGCCGGCCTTATGGTTCTCGTTCTCCATCAATACAGCAGCACGCCACTAGCACCCGGCGTGCAATTAGATCGACGCGAGACGACCCGATACTTGTTGCCGGAATCCACCCTGCTCCGCTTCCCCGAGAGTTACTACTACGATGTCCTCATTAGTGGCTAAGCAGTAGCTTCTAACGATCGTCCAAGAAGACGCCGCTTCGCGTTACGACTTAACTCAGGTGTTAGGCCGCTTTTTCAAAATCACTGGAGTCTTTATGGATTTGAATGCACAAGTTATTGCGGCAGTTGCTCAGCGGAAAGAACGACCCAAAGGTATCCGCTTCAGCGTCGCAGCCTTCCGAGAACTAGAGAGCGCGGGACACATCACTAGGGCAGATGGGGGGCCGCTTGGCCTAGGCTGGTTCCCAAACGTGCCGTGGTTCGACAAGAACATATATGCATGGTGCGATCCGTCGTTTGGGGGAACCTTCGAGCTGCCCGCGGCCTAACAATTCGTCCAAGCCGACGCCGTTTCGCGGCGCGGCTTAATTCAGGCATTAGGGCATCTGCACATGGCACAGAACTTCTTCGATCGACTTCGCAGCTACTACCTAAAAGTAGCCGAGGTGCTTCGCGGTGAAGCCGATGCGGCATCAGTATTCGCGAATACAACAGATATTGGAATGTCCCGCGAGTTGGCCTATGCAGAGTTTCTGAAACAGCACGCGCCATCGAAATGCAACGTATTATTGGGTGGTTTCCTATTCGATGATGATGGCGCCGAATCCAAGCAACTCGACATCATCATTACTACCGACACCGCCCCCCGTTTTAATTTCCACAACAAGGATGGCTCCGGAAAATCCTTTTCGCCGGTTGAAGGTACGCTCGGCGTTGTGTCAGTCAAGTCAACGCTAAACCGCGCCGAACTTTTTGATGCGCTTGGCGGCATCGCTTCCATCCCACCGACGAGAGCGTTGGATGGACGAGTAAATGTTCTTCTAAAAATCAAGAACTATGACGATTGGCCGGTGAAAATCGTGTACGCCTCAAAGGGTATTGCGCCGGAGACTTTACTCGCGCACATAAACGAATACTACGGCACGCATCCTGAGATTCCACTGAGCAGGCGCCCGAACTTCGTTCACGTCGCAGGTTCCTGTCTCATCGTCCGTGCACAGGAAGGCATGACTCTGCATGATCGCAGAACCGGTGCAGCCGAGCCTATCGCTCTTGGCACATACCATCTTTTGACGACTGACTCAGATCTACAAGCAATTGTTTGGACGCTCAATCAACTTCAACAGAACGCAAGCGCGTCTACGCACATACTCCTTTCGTATGATTCTCTCATCAACAAAGTTAGCGGACTGCACTCGGTGACGCCGATAGCCGACTAAATCATTCAACTGGACCTGCGCAAGGAGCCGCACAGGCCAGTTCAAACGTTAGGCAAAAAAATAGGGATCGGAGTGCACTTCCCCGCGGCCCGCACTCTAAAAAATTCACTCTGACCTCAGTTCTCCCTTTTGGGAGTACCCCGTAGGTTTCGAGGGTCACAGCAATACCCATTTTCCCAGTGAAGTCACTTTAGTCATGGACATTATCTATGGCTTGGTGCACGATCCTGACTTACGGGTCTAACAATTCGTTTACGCCGAGACAGCTTCGCTGCCTCGGGGGCGTCTTAGACTGTGCCATCACCGCGGCCACAAATCGGTCCGGCTTAACCATGCGTTATGCATCACAGGGGGGCATCATGGATCGTCGAGCTCTAAAAATTCCTTTCACGACTGAGAATACGCCCGATTGGTCGTGTCCGCGTTGCGATAAGGGTCTACTCCGATTCGTGGAAGGAAAGTTCCACGCCGAGGAACGCAAAGGCTCAAAAGAAGCGAGGAGCCACGAGGCGTGGGACCCGGACTGGATCGAGTACGTGTACTCCGGCATTCTGCAATGCGGCAATGGCAACTGTGGCGAGTTCGTTGCTAACTCTGGCACCGGTGGTGTTGATATCGATGTAGAGATTGACGAGTCCGGTGAGCCGGAACAAACCTGGGCAGACTTTTTCCGTCCGAAGTATTTTGAGCCGCCATTGCGTCTTATAGATATTCCCAAAGAATGCCCTGATTCCGTCTCTTCACCGCTGCAGGAGTCATTTCGCTTGTTCTTCAGCAGCCCCGCTGCTGCATCCAACAACGTTCGTGTTGCTCTGGAAGCTTTGTTGACAGAGTTGGGTGTGAAGCGTTTCAACACTCGTTCCGGAAGGAGGATATTTCTCAACTTACATTCTCGCATCAGCCTCCTTCCACCTAAACACTCGGATCTTGGAGAGCTGTTGCTTGCCATTAAATGGCTCGGGAATGCTGGAAGTCATGCAGACAGCATTGTTACGATCGATGATGTGATGGACGCATATGAGCTAATAGATCACGTGCTGCAGGAGCTCTACATGCAGAAGGCCAAGAAAGCTAAGGCCCTTGCGAAGATGATCAACAAGAAGAAGGGGCCTAAAGGGTGACGCATAACAATTCGCGCAAGCTGACACCGCTTAGCTATATGGCTTAAATCAAGCGTTACTTTCCTAGACACACATCGGATTACAACGGATGCAGGCTACACATCTTGATGCTTGGCTAGTCGTTGCGGATAATGGGGTCAGATTAAATTAGACACTTGCTACTAAGTCGCTTTTTGGGGCTTGACATGCCATTCAATGAGTAGCAATCTCTAAGTCAAGGAGCGTAGAAACTCCTCAGACAGCGGTACCCACCTCCGACAAACCGGTGGTTTTTTTGTGCCAGATGCTCAGGTGCAATCCGATGCGATGCCTGCGTCGGGAGGGCGGCTAATACAACACCCTTCGGGGAAATACGCCCGCCGTCTGTCTGCGGTTTCTAACCTCCCGACATCCCATCGCCGGTCGGCGGCGGGTTTCTGGCCGTCAAGGAGGGCTTCGCCATGCATCCACCGTCATCCCGTCCCGCTCCCGCGCGCAAGCGTGCCACGCGCAAGGCAACCTGCTGCCCGAATTGGACCATCGTCGATTCCGAGCTCATTCCCATGCTGACGCCCGAACAGATCGCCGCGGCCGACGCCGCCGATCTCGCCCGCCAGCAACGCGCGCCGCGCCGCACGCGCCCGCCGCAGCACTGCACCGTCGGCTGCGGCCATGCCGCCAACGGCAAGCGCATGCCCGCGTTGCGCCTGGCCGGCCGCTGGATGGAGGAACTGGGCTTCGCCATCGGCAAGAAGCTGCACGTGCGCGTGCGCGACGGCGAACTGGTGGTAAGCCTGACCACCGAGGATTGAATCGGTCCGCTTCCTGCAACCGACTTGCCTGAATACTATCGAAGGTGCCTTCACCTTGATCCTGGCCGACCTACCGATGACGAATGGGACGATCCGCTCATCCACCCGATCAGACACCGCCTTTGAACCCCTTGGCCCATCGAGGTTTGTACTGCATGAAAACAGCAACCAGGATACTCGTCCTCTGCCTTGCCCTTCTTGTGAACGGGCAAGCATTGGCATATGAAAGCACCGCTCAGGTCATCAAAGGTCAAGCGCCCAAGGGAATTACCAATGCGTTCTATGGATGCATTGAAAAAGCAGAATCAGACAACATCGCGCTTGCCACATGCCAATCTGCGGAGAAAAAGAGACAAGATGCGCGATTGAATGCTGCGTACAAGTCGCTCCTCAGCAAGCTGCGTGACACGTCCAAGGACAACCTGGTTCACGCCGAGCGCGCCTGGCTCGAGCTCCACGGCACCAGCGAGGCCTTTGAGTCGTCGCTTTATGGCAGCGAAAGCGTGAGCAGCTTTCAAGTCATGCAGAACGAAATTTTCCGCCTCTGCGAACGTGCCAACACGCTCGAAGGATATCTGTCTGTCGCAGACGATCGGTAGCCACACCAAGCCACAGGGTCAGAGTGCACTTTCTATCCGTCCGAAACCCTAAACAGTGCACTCTGACCCTGGTTCTTGATTCAAAAGATGCTTGCCGCATCCACTATCTTCGAGGGTTGAAATGCCAAGGTTCTACTCCAATGAATTCCCTCGGTTTTCGCATGACAAAGTGACTCTAGAGCCCAAAGAGCTACCTGGCCTTGAGCTTCCCGCATCGACGCTGGGCGAATTTTTGGCAGGCATAGAAGCTGCATCGGGAATCCGTATTGTTCCACACGATCCGCCGAAGTACTTCCGCTATTACCCCAAGGGCTCCGCGGATTTCTATCTAGTAGATGTGCACGTAGACCGTGGCGGCCTTGAGATCTGCCCCAAACAGGATCTCAGCTTCCTGCTTGAAGATGGAGACGCGGTAGAGGCAGGCTTGTTGGCTTGCTAGCGTTAAACAAGTATCAGGCCAGGATGTGAGCATTTCAGATCTTCAAATATTTTCGGAAATTTCTGACGAACTTGTGCTTCCTTTAGCGCAGGCATTGGCAAAGGATGGGGTCAGAGTGCACTCCTAGTTGCAAACGAGCTACGGCGCAGCGGCCTTGACGTCATACACGACCACGCGCTGCCACAGGTGCTCGCAATCGGCGACGAACTGCTTGTGAATGGGATGGACCTGATAAGCGTTCTGTCCGGCGACATCGTCAAAGAACAGGAGTTCCGAGACGCTGTAGCTGCCATCGACGACGCCGCGCTGCTCGGTATCGGCCGGCACGCCGATGTGGATGCCTCGCACGGTGTCGATGCCGGCCAACGTGCGCAAACCGGCGAGCAGCTTGGCAAGATCCTCCTTGGAATTCGGATGCTTCAGCCAGAAGAACACGTGGTGCACGACCGGCGGGAACAATGCGTTGTCGGCGGGCATGGACGTAGCCGCGCGGGAGCCGGTGGCAACCACGCCGGCAGCCAAAGCGGTGGCGGCAACGATGAGATCTCGGCGCGTGCGATCGGTCATGATCCAGGCCCTTCCGTTCATGGTCTGCGAGACTGAGAGTATAGGACGGTATCGTCGTCACCGACCGGCTAGCACCCAGGCATATCGTTGATTGACGGGTGTCAGCGACTCGGCGAGGATCGTCCTATGCCGTGGGGAAGCGGCCAGTCTTCGCTGCGCAACTGCACAAGTCGGAAGTGCCTCACCACGCCTGGACCAGCTAGAGACACTCATGGAAAACCCGTATCAAGCCCCGCGGCACAACGGCACCGATCAGGCGCGAACGGCACGCGGCAAGCTGCACGATGTCGTCTGCGTGCTCATTGCGTTGTTCTGCATCCTGCAGTTCGTCGGCGTGTGGACCCTGGTGCTCCGTTCGTGAAGGACCATGGGCTTGATGAAATGCCCTTGCTTCTCCTGGCACAGAAGACGGCGTTGCCGTTCACCTTGGCGCTGGGCGGTGTGTTTCTGGTCTTCGGGCGCAGGCTCGCGGCGATCTTCTTCGCCGCCTACCTGGTCCAGTACGCGGTTGCGTTCGGCGCCAACGGCAAGTTCAACGTGTTGACAGTCGCACTGGCGATGGCATTCCTGGCGTACGCACTTTGGCTGTGGAAAGTGGGACTTCTGCGCGGCTGGCCTGGCAAATAGGCAAGCCGCACCCGCTGTCCGGCCGCTGGTTGGAAGAACTGGACTTCGCCATCGGCCAGACGCTGCACGTGCGCGTACGCGATGACGAGCTGGTGGATGAGCGTGGCCAAAGAGGACTGAAGCGGACACTGCGCACCGCTGCAATTCGCTTGGCGGCTCGCGTGTCTCCCGTTTTCGTCCAGCCAGTTGATGGAAGCGCGAGGAGTAGGTGCCAAACGTGCAATTGCGACGCATTCTCATGTAAGATCCCGCTCCGAAACACACATCGGGGCTGGGCGCGACGCCCGCCCATGCCGGGCTTCGCCCCAGGGGACGTCACTTGTTGATTCAGCACTCGACTCGCGCGTGGATGCCGCAGCGCACCGCGCTCTCGCTGGGCCTGCTGCTCGCGGCGTTCGGCGCGCAGGCGCAGGAGGCCGGGCAGGCGGATCCCGACACGGCGGCGCAGGCCACCGACCAGCGCGATCACCCCGCGGACGCAGACGTCCGGCAACTGGATGCGTTGCTGGTACACGGCGAACGTCCCAGCCTGCAACTCGACCAGACCGCGGTCGCCGGCGCATTGGGCGCGAAGCGGCTGCTCGACACGCCGTTCTCGGTGACGGTGGTCGGCCAGGACGAGATCGCCAAGCGCCAGGCCACCACGCTGGGGCAGGTCTTCATCAACGATCCGGCGGTATTCGCCGCCGAACCGTCGGCCAGCACCAACTGGTGGGGTACGCAGATCCGCGGCATCGGGGTGCAGAACCATTACGTCGATGGCGTGCCGATGCTGATGGAGTGGGGCGGGCAGTTCCCGCTGGAGGCCGTGGAGTCGGTGCAGGCGCTGAAGGGCCTGGGCGGCTTCATGTACGGGTTCGGTTCGCCGGGCGGCATCATCAGCTACCGGACCAAGCGCCCCACCGATGCGCCGCTGCTGGCGACCACGGTGGGCTATCGCAACGACAGCGTGTTTTCCGCGCGGGTCGATGCGGGCGGGCGGCTGGACGGCCCGCAGTCCCTGGGTTACCGGCTCAATGCCGCGGTCGAGAACGGCGATGCCTACAACGGCGCCGGCATCGACCGGAAGATGGTGTCCCTGGCGGTCGACCACCCGATCGGCGAGCGGCTGACCTGGCACGCGGAACTCGTCCACGAAGACAACACGCTCAAGCACGAGCCGCTGTACTTCTATTGGGACGCCTACCAGGGCGAGCGCCTTCCGGACCCCACCTATGCGTACCAGAATTTCAGGGTGGGCAACTCGTCGTACACCTCCCGCACGCTGCACGCCACGACCGGCCTGAAATGGCGCATCAACGACGCGTGGGATGCAGACCTGACGGTGGGGAAGAGCCGCAGGGAGCACGAATCGGACAAGATGTTCGCCAACCTGCTGAACGACGCCGGCGACTATGCGGGGTACGTGTACGACTTCGCGGCCGTGCTGCGCAGCAGCGTCGTCCAGCTCGTCGTCACCGGCAACGTCGCGACCGGCCCCGTCGAGCACGAGCTGGTGTTCGGCGCGTCCCAGCAGCGCACCTGGGACCAGTGGAGCAACGCGTTCTATTACAGCCACGATTTCGACGGGAACCTGTACCAGCGCCAGCGCTTCCTGTCGGCGCATACGCCGGACTACCGTCTGGCGCCGGTCAGCTCGGACCTGCGGCAGAAGGCGCTGTTCGTCAGTGACACGCTGCACTTCGGCGAACGGTGGCAAGCCATCCTCGGCGCGCGCCACGTGGACTACGAACAGCGCGACCTGGACGGCGACCCGGACGTGGACAGCCGCTACACCACCTCCGTGGTGACGCCGACGGTGGCGCTGATCTACAAGCCGGTCGATGCGCTGTCGCTCTACGGCAGCTATGTGGAGTCGTTGGAGCCGGGCACACGGGTCGGCACCGATGCCACGCCCGCGTACGCCAACGCCGGCGAGATCCTCGATCCGACCACCAGCAAGCAGTACGAAGTCGGCGCCAAGTACCAGACGGGGAAGATCGGCCTGACCGCCGCGGCGTTCCGGGTGGAACGTGCGGCGCAGATCGATCAGCTGCGCGACGGCCTGCGCTATCTGACCCAGGACGGCATGACCCTGTACCGGGGGCTGGAACTCAGCGGCAGCCTGGCCGTCACCAACCGCCTCGACCTGGGCCTGGGCGGCCTGTGGCTGGACGCGAGCCTGGAGGATCTTTCCCCGGGCAACGCGGCACTGCAGGGCAATCGTCCTGCCGGCTCCTCGCGCCGCCAGCTGCTGGCCAACGCCGAGTACCGACCCGCCGCCGTGAACGGCCTGAGCCTGCATGGCAACGTCCGCTATTCCGGCGATGCCTACTACGAAGACCAGAACCGCATCCTGATCCCCGGCCACACCGTGGCGAACGCTGGCTTCCAGTACGCCATGACGCTCGCCGGGCGTGCCGCGGTGGTGACCGGGAACATCAACAACCTGTTCAACCGCAAGTATTGGAACCTCAACACCATGGGCGAGGAAATCAACGGCTCATTGGATCTGCGTATCGAGTGGTGAGCGTGAGTTTGGAACATGGGGCAGGAGCGCACTTTTCTCTGTGCCCGGCGCCTTGAAGCTGCGCTCCGATTCCAGTTCCTACACACTGCGTTGGCAAAGGCCAGGTACGCCCAGGCCTTGGGCTGATTGACGGCAGTCAACGGCTCGGCGACGATCGTTGTACGCCGCGTCGAGGCGGTCCACCAGTGGTTCGTCCCCATGCCCCGATACCTCGCTTGTCTGCTGCCTTTGCTGCTCGCGGCAACGACTAACGCGGATGCCCAGTGCCTGCCCGGCCAGCCATCGGTGGTCCGGCTCACCGGCGTACTCGAGCGGGTCACGTTCGCAGGCCCGCCCAACTACGAAAGCATCCAGGACGGCGACGAGGCCGAGACCTACTTCGTCCTGCGGCTGCCGGCGCAGGTATGCGTACGCGATGCCGACCAAGGCGTGGTCTCCGCGGACCGCCTGCAACTGCTGCTGGAGCCGGGGCAGTACGCGCTGTTCCGCCCCCGGCTCGGCACACGCATCACGCTGCCGGGCGAACTGTGGCCGGCCGAAAGCGGGCACCACCACACACCGCTGATGTTCACGCCGGTACCGGACAAGGCGGGTGCCAACGATGCGCCCACCCCGGCGCCACCTCGGGGCGCGGGTTGACGCGGAGATAGGCCCAGATGAGCAACGCCGCCTCAAGGAAGAGCGACTTGAACTTCGCCGTGTTCCTGATGGGAGAAAACGTCCTCGTCGCCGGATGTCCGGAGCTCCAGGGCTTCTTCATCACCAAGAGGATCGAAGCATCCGGTGAGGAGGCAGCGGCTGCACAGGCCGTCTCGGCAATCGAGGTCGGCCCCCGGTGGGGCCTGGCGGCTTCCGTGGCGCCCACCATTACCGTCAAGGTCGTTCACCAGCTTGACGCGTCGATCCGTATGAAAGACAGGGACTATCTGTTCTTTCCCATGGAGGACGCATGAGCGGGTGGTGCGTCTGCGGCCGCGGTCCTAAGAATGCATTCGCGCCGCCGCCGCTTCGCCCCGCGACGTCGCTCAGGCGCTAAGCGCATGGGAACGACCGAACGTCGACGCACGTCGCGCAGTGCCGTCATCGCAGTCGCGGTCCTGGTAATGGTCGTCGCAACCATCCTTCGCCCGACATGGCCGCAAGACGTGTGGTTCGCCGCCACAACCAAAGAGGTACCGTTCGCGTTCGCATCCCTCGGCGTGTGCGAGGAGCGAGACCCCTATCAACCGGATACGATGGCGCTCAGCAGCGACAGGCGCTCCATTCAGGTCTTTGCCTCGCTCAACTGTGCAGATACACCCGGCCACCCGAGCGTCAGCCAACGGGCGAACACGCTCTTTCTCCGGACCAGGCCGGTCCCTATCGACCCCGACGCAGGCCTCGCTGCGTCGTGCTATTGCAGCAACAAGATCACGTTCGCACTGAGATCGCCAGTTCGACCCGGCCAACAGGTGATTTTCCTCAGTGGCAACTCCGAGGAGGCCAGGCTGATTGTTCCCAAGTAGCCCGTTGGTCTACAGTCGATGCCATCCATACCAGCCAAGAACGCGCGGACGCAACGTGCAACGTGCAAATGCATCGGAATGGCCCGTTGGGCGGCCATCCGACTTTTCCATTCAAGCCACGCCGCTTCGCGGGGGCAGGATTCAGACACCAGGCATCGGAATGGCGTCATTCGAGTTCGAAGCAAGAAGCGTAGTGGTGGATCACCCTGACGGCGAGTGCCATCTGGCCGGTTTCGCTGACCGCGCGTTCGATTCCACAACCTATCTCCTGCTCCAGCGTGCGTTGGCGTTCGACGAGCGGGATGTGGTCCTTGGCATGGATACCTATCACGTCGAGTGGTGCGGCCAGGAGACTTCA
This sequence is a window from Xanthomonas sp. CFBP 8443. Protein-coding genes within it:
- a CDS encoding DUF6602 domain-containing protein — encoded protein: MAQNFFDRLRSYYLKVAEVLRGEADAASVFANTTDIGMSRELAYAEFLKQHAPSKCNVLLGGFLFDDDGAESKQLDIIITTDTAPRFNFHNKDGSGKSFSPVEGTLGVVSVKSTLNRAELFDALGGIASIPPTRALDGRVNVLLKIKNYDDWPVKIVYASKGIAPETLLAHINEYYGTHPEIPLSRRPNFVHVAGSCLIVRAQEGMTLHDRRTGAAEPIALGTYHLLTTDSDLQAIVWTLNQLQQNASASTHILLSYDSLINKVSGLHSVTPIAD
- a CDS encoding DUF4145 domain-containing protein, with the translated sequence MEGKFHAEERKGSKEARSHEAWDPDWIEYVYSGILQCGNGNCGEFVANSGTGGVDIDVEIDESGEPEQTWADFFRPKYFEPPLRLIDIPKECPDSVSSPLQESFRLFFSSPAAASNNVRVALEALLTELGVKRFNTRSGRRIFLNLHSRISLLPPKHSDLGELLLAIKWLGNAGSHADSIVTIDDVMDAYELIDHVLQELYMQKAKKAKALAKMINKKKGPKG
- a CDS encoding SymE family type I addiction module toxin, giving the protein MLTPEQIAAADAADLARQQRAPRRTRPPQHCTVGCGHAANGKRMPALRLAGRWMEELGFAIGKKLHVRVRDGELVVSLTTED
- a CDS encoding lysozyme inhibitor LprI family protein translates to MKTATRILVLCLALLVNGQALAYESTAQVIKGQAPKGITNAFYGCIEKAESDNIALATCQSAEKKRQDARLNAAYKSLLSKLRDTSKDNLVHAERAWLELHGTSEAFESSLYGSESVSSFQVMQNEIFRLCERANTLEGYLSVADDR
- a CDS encoding Dabb family protein; amino-acid sequence: MTDRTRRDLIVAATALAAGVVATGSRAATSMPADNALFPPVVHHVFFWLKHPNSKEDLAKLLAGLRTLAGIDTVRGIHIGVPADTEQRGVVDGSYSVSELLFFDDVAGQNAYQVHPIHKQFVADCEHLWQRVVVYDVKAAAP
- a CDS encoding TonB-dependent siderophore receptor — encoded protein: MPQRTALSLGLLLAAFGAQAQEAGQADPDTAAQATDQRDHPADADVRQLDALLVHGERPSLQLDQTAVAGALGAKRLLDTPFSVTVVGQDEIAKRQATTLGQVFINDPAVFAAEPSASTNWWGTQIRGIGVQNHYVDGVPMLMEWGGQFPLEAVESVQALKGLGGFMYGFGSPGGIISYRTKRPTDAPLLATTVGYRNDSVFSARVDAGGRLDGPQSLGYRLNAAVENGDAYNGAGIDRKMVSLAVDHPIGERLTWHAELVHEDNTLKHEPLYFYWDAYQGERLPDPTYAYQNFRVGNSSYTSRTLHATTGLKWRINDAWDADLTVGKSRREHESDKMFANLLNDAGDYAGYVYDFAAVLRSSVVQLVVTGNVATGPVEHELVFGASQQRTWDQWSNAFYYSHDFDGNLYQRQRFLSAHTPDYRLAPVSSDLRQKALFVSDTLHFGERWQAILGARHVDYEQRDLDGDPDVDSRYTTSVVTPTVALIYKPVDALSLYGSYVESLEPGTRVGTDATPAYANAGEILDPTTSKQYEVGAKYQTGKIGLTAAAFRVERAAQIDQLRDGLRYLTQDGMTLYRGLELSGSLAVTNRLDLGLGGLWLDASLEDLSPGNAALQGNRPAGSSRRQLLANAEYRPAAVNGLSLHGNVRYSGDAYYEDQNRILIPGHTVANAGFQYAMTLAGRAAVVTGNINNLFNRKYWNLNTMGEEINGSLDLRIEW
- a CDS encoding DUF4431 domain-containing protein; this translates as MPRYLACLLPLLLAATTNADAQCLPGQPSVVRLTGVLERVTFAGPPNYESIQDGDEAETYFVLRLPAQVCVRDADQGVVSADRLQLLLEPGQYALFRPRLGTRITLPGELWPAESGHHHTPLMFTPVPDKAGANDAPTPAPPRGAG
- a CDS encoding Imm10 family immunity protein, with amino-acid sequence MASFEFEARSVVVDHPDGECHLAGFADRAFDSTTYLLLQRALAFDERDVVLGMDTYHVEWCGQETSGYGGISQFLLRPGHAQIAFAPNAPAALAGIELLTISFRLTSSEHLALREALGHIFEGSGCLVVADS